One Orrella dioscoreae genomic window carries:
- a CDS encoding FmdB family zinc ribbon protein, with protein MPIYAYRCSACGHAEDTLQKMSDAPLTVCPSCGQAAYAKQVTAAGFQLKGSGWYVTDFRNNGSGGGNAAGPAKAGGDTAGAADAKPAAESAAAPAPAAAPAAAATPAAPSAS; from the coding sequence GTGCCTATCTATGCCTATCGTTGCAGCGCCTGCGGCCATGCCGAGGATACGCTGCAGAAAATGTCCGATGCCCCGCTGACGGTGTGCCCGTCCTGCGGCCAGGCTGCCTATGCCAAGCAGGTGACGGCCGCCGGCTTCCAGCTGAAAGGCTCGGGCTGGTATGTGACCGATTTCCGCAATAACGGCAGCGGCGGCGGCAATGCCGCCGGCCCGGCCAAGGCCGGTGGTGACACTGCCGGCGCGGCTGACGCCAAGCCGGCAGCCGAGAGCGCCGCAGCCCCGGCGCCCGCCGCGGCCCCTGCCGCGGCCGCCACGCCCGCGGCGCCCAGCGCGTCGTGA
- the aspS gene encoding aspartate--tRNA ligase, whose amino-acid sequence MRTCYTGQVCREHLGQTVTLFGWVHRRRDHGGVIFIDLRDRAGLAQIVFDPDHAESFATAERLRNEFCVRVTGLVRERPEGTVNKDLASGEIEILCRDIEILNASVTPPFQLDDDNLSETTRLTHRVLDLRRPQMQRNLMLRYRVSIEVRKFLDDLGFIDIETPMLTKSTPEGARDYLVPSRVNAGHFFALPQSPQLFKQMLMVSGFDRYYQITKCFRDEDLRADRQPEFTQIDCETSFLSETEIRAIFESMIRHVFKVVQNVDLPEDFPQMTYGEAMRLYGSDKPDLRVKLEFTDLNDVMQDVDFKVFSQAAITPGSRVVALRVPGGGALSRSEIDAYTQFVAIYGAKGLAWIKVNEVAKGREGLQSPIVKNIHDAALAELLKRTGAQDGDILFFGADRAKVVNDAIGALRVKIGHSEFGRKTGLFENAWRPLWVVDFPMFEYDEEAGRYTAAHHPFTSPKDGHEDLLTNDPGKALAKAYDMVLNGWEIGGGSVRIHREEIQSKVFRALKIDAEEAREKFGFLLDALQYGAPPHGGIAFGLDRIVTMMTGAESIRDVIAFPKTQRAQCLLTQAPSAVDEKQLRELHIRLRQTEVK is encoded by the coding sequence ATGCGTACGTGCTACACCGGCCAGGTTTGCCGCGAACATCTCGGCCAGACCGTTACCCTGTTCGGCTGGGTGCATCGCCGCCGCGACCATGGCGGCGTCATCTTCATCGACCTGCGTGACCGCGCCGGCCTGGCCCAGATCGTGTTCGATCCGGACCACGCCGAGTCCTTCGCCACCGCCGAGCGCCTGCGCAACGAGTTCTGCGTGCGCGTGACCGGCCTGGTGCGCGAGCGTCCGGAAGGCACCGTCAACAAGGACCTGGCCTCGGGCGAAATCGAGATCCTGTGCCGCGACATCGAGATCCTGAACGCCTCGGTCACGCCGCCCTTCCAGCTGGACGACGACAACCTGTCGGAAACCACCCGCCTGACGCACCGCGTGCTGGACCTGCGCCGTCCGCAGATGCAGCGCAACCTCATGCTGCGCTATCGCGTGTCCATCGAAGTCCGCAAGTTCCTGGACGACCTGGGCTTCATCGACATCGAAACGCCCATGCTGACCAAGAGCACGCCCGAAGGCGCGCGCGACTACCTCGTGCCCTCGCGCGTGAACGCCGGCCACTTCTTCGCGCTGCCGCAGTCGCCCCAGCTCTTCAAGCAGATGCTGATGGTCTCGGGTTTCGACCGCTACTACCAGATCACCAAGTGCTTCCGCGACGAAGACCTGCGCGCTGACCGCCAGCCCGAATTCACCCAGATCGATTGCGAAACCTCGTTCCTGTCGGAAACCGAGATCCGCGCGATCTTCGAGTCGATGATCCGCCACGTCTTCAAGGTGGTCCAGAACGTCGACCTGCCCGAAGATTTCCCGCAGATGACCTATGGCGAAGCCATGCGCCTCTACGGTTCGGACAAGCCCGACCTGCGCGTCAAGCTCGAGTTCACCGACCTGAACGACGTCATGCAGGACGTGGACTTCAAGGTGTTCTCGCAGGCCGCCATCACCCCGGGCAGCCGCGTGGTCGCCCTGCGCGTGCCGGGCGGCGGCGCCCTGTCGCGCAGCGAAATCGACGCCTACACCCAGTTCGTCGCGATTTATGGCGCCAAGGGCCTGGCCTGGATCAAGGTCAACGAGGTGGCCAAGGGCCGCGAGGGCCTGCAGTCGCCCATCGTCAAGAACATCCATGACGCCGCGCTGGCCGAGCTGCTCAAGCGCACGGGCGCGCAAGATGGCGACATCCTCTTCTTTGGCGCCGACCGTGCCAAGGTGGTGAACGACGCCATCGGTGCGCTGCGCGTCAAGATCGGCCACAGCGAATTCGGCCGCAAGACGGGCCTGTTCGAGAACGCCTGGCGCCCGCTGTGGGTCGTCGACTTCCCCATGTTCGAGTACGACGAGGAAGCCGGCCGCTACACCGCCGCCCATCACCCCTTCACCAGCCCCAAGGATGGCCACGAGGACCTGCTGACCAACGATCCGGGCAAGGCGCTGGCCAAGGCCTACGACATGGTGCTGAACGGCTGGGAAATCGGTGGCGGCTCGGTGCGTATCCACCGCGAGGAAATCCAGAGCAAGGTGTTCCGCGCGCTGAAGATCGACGCCGAGGAAGCCCGCGAGAAGTTCGGCTTCCTGCTGGACGCGCTGCAATACGGCGCGCCGCCCCATGGCGGCATCGCCTTCGGCCTGGACCGCATCGTCACGATGATGACGGGCGCGGAATCCATCCGTGACGTGATCGCCTTCCCGAAGACGCAACGCGCGCAATGCCTGCTGACCCAGGCGCCGTCGGCCGTCGACGAGAAGCAGCTGCGTGAACTGCACATCCGCTTGCGCCAGACTGAAGTGAAGTAA
- the clsB gene encoding cardiolipin synthase ClsB, giving the protein MTVSARAAARRLKWTDDNDIQLLCNGVAFFPALCAAIDAAQESVHLETYMFELDEVGETVLAALARATQRGVRVRVVLDGFGCAQSAAAIEARVAAMGGQFRVYRPEPRHLAWLVPSRRRLRRLHRKITTVDGKIAFVGGINIIDDFNTGEPPQPDAPRGKPRYDYSLRVCGSLVAHAVHAQDLLWVRMNLARLRRHPAEWRTLRLTPPATPQGEPCGATRAALMLRDNVRHRKTIEAAYLRAIASAKHDIVIANAYFFPGLEFRQALSRAVARGVRVRLLLQGKVEYRMQYHATRALYDELLRAGMEIYEYMPSHLHAKVAVIDDWATVGSSNLDPFSLLLAREANILVDDPAFARNLLESLEKTMASGGRLVELRAYGKRGWLHRLVDAASHVMLRIGVALTGKGTEY; this is encoded by the coding sequence TTGACCGTCAGCGCGCGGGCGGCTGCCCGTCGGCTGAAGTGGACCGACGATAACGACATCCAGCTTCTGTGCAACGGCGTGGCATTCTTCCCCGCGCTGTGCGCGGCCATCGATGCCGCCCAGGAAAGCGTGCACCTCGAAACCTATATGTTCGAGCTGGACGAGGTGGGCGAGACCGTCCTGGCCGCACTGGCGCGCGCCACCCAGCGTGGCGTGCGCGTGCGCGTGGTGCTGGACGGCTTCGGCTGCGCGCAGAGCGCAGCCGCCATCGAGGCCCGCGTGGCGGCGATGGGCGGGCAGTTCCGTGTCTATCGTCCCGAACCCCGGCACCTGGCCTGGCTGGTGCCCAGCCGGCGCCGCTTGCGCCGGTTGCATCGCAAGATCACCACCGTTGATGGCAAGATCGCTTTCGTTGGCGGCATCAACATCATCGACGACTTCAATACCGGCGAGCCGCCCCAGCCCGACGCGCCGCGCGGCAAGCCGCGCTATGACTACAGCTTGCGGGTGTGCGGCAGCCTGGTGGCGCATGCCGTCCATGCGCAGGACCTGCTGTGGGTGCGGATGAACCTGGCGCGCCTGCGCCGCCATCCGGCCGAGTGGCGCACGCTGCGCCTGACGCCGCCCGCCACGCCACAGGGCGAGCCTTGCGGCGCCACGCGCGCGGCGCTGATGCTGCGCGACAACGTGCGGCATCGCAAGACCATCGAGGCGGCCTACCTGCGCGCCATCGCCTCGGCCAAGCATGACATCGTCATCGCCAATGCCTATTTCTTTCCGGGCCTGGAATTCAGGCAGGCCCTGTCCCGGGCGGTGGCGCGCGGGGTCAGGGTGCGGCTGCTGCTGCAGGGCAAGGTCGAGTACCGCATGCAGTACCACGCCACTCGCGCCCTCTACGACGAATTATTGAGGGCAGGCATGGAGATATACGAATACATGCCCAGCCACCTGCACGCCAAGGTCGCGGTCATCGACGACTGGGCCACGGTGGGATCGTCCAACCTGGACCCCTTCAGCCTGTTGCTTGCGCGCGAGGCCAATATATTGGTCGATGATCCGGCATTTGCACGCAACTTGCTGGAATCGCTCGAGAAAACCATGGCTTCCGGTGGCCGGCTGGTTGAATTGCGCGCCTACGGCAAGCGGGGGTGGTTGCACCGGCTGGTGGACGCCGCTTCGCACGTCATGCTGCGTATCGGCGTCGCGTTGACCGGCAAGGGGACGGAGTACTAA
- a CDS encoding endonuclease/exonuclease/phosphatase family protein, with the protein MSVIRVVSYNIHKGRSALGRRDSLYELRLGLHGLRPDVVFLQEVQGRNDVSNVLNAQHESLAAGLRMEVAYGRNAVRAASDHGNALLSRFPIIGHENQDISDHRMEQRGLLHGTINVNDREVHCFVVHLGLFAASRVRQINALVERIDRLVPDDAPLLIAGDFNDWKDMLSPLFVQRLGVYEVFAHAQRAHNPGAPKLLDSVRNLSSVLRGQGLRQKGPVLRTNQLGMEGGFSLLPPPRTFPAAFPWLRLDRIYQRGFAVRSARVLKGAPWTALSDHSPILAELELP; encoded by the coding sequence GTGTCGGTCATTCGCGTCGTCAGCTACAACATCCACAAGGGCCGGTCGGCCCTGGGTCGGCGGGATTCGCTGTATGAATTGCGGCTGGGGCTGCACGGCCTGCGCCCGGACGTGGTGTTCCTGCAGGAAGTGCAGGGGCGCAACGATGTGTCGAATGTCCTGAATGCCCAGCACGAGTCGCTGGCGGCCGGCCTGCGCATGGAGGTGGCCTATGGCCGCAATGCCGTGCGCGCGGCCAGCGACCATGGCAACGCCCTGCTGTCGCGTTTCCCCATTATTGGCCACGAGAACCAGGACATCTCGGATCACCGCATGGAACAGCGTGGCCTGCTGCATGGCACGATCAACGTCAACGACCGTGAAGTGCACTGCTTCGTCGTGCATCTTGGTCTGTTCGCCGCCAGCCGGGTGCGCCAGATCAACGCGCTGGTCGAGCGTATCGACCGTCTGGTGCCCGACGACGCGCCACTGCTGATCGCGGGCGACTTCAATGACTGGAAAGACATGCTATCGCCGCTCTTCGTGCAGCGATTGGGTGTCTACGAGGTCTTTGCGCACGCCCAGCGCGCGCACAATCCCGGCGCGCCCAAGCTGCTGGACTCGGTCCGCAACCTGAGCAGCGTGCTGCGCGGGCAGGGCTTGCGCCAGAAAGGCCCGGTCCTGCGCACCAATCAGCTGGGCATGGAGGGCGGGTTCAGCCTGCTGCCGCCCCCGCGCACCTTCCCCGCCGCCTTTCCCTGGCTGCGGCTGGACCGCATCTACCAGCGCGGCTTTGCCGTGCGCAGCGCCCGCGTGCTGAAGGGCGCGCCCTGGACAGCGCTGTCGGACCATTCTCCGATCCTGGCCGAGCTGGAGCTGCCTTGA